GGCATCATCTTTACCTTCAATCCATGCTGTGAAAGCTGTTTTCTCGTCTTCACCGATACCATTTGAAAGAGCGTCTTTCATAATCATTTCAATACGATCGCGTTGAGCAGAAACACCTTCAGCCATACCGAAACCATACTCGGCATTGTCTTCGAACAATGAGTTAGCCCATGCTGGACCTTGTCCGCTTTCTTTGTGTTTACAGTAAGGAGTTGACGGAGCAGAACCACCATAGATTGAAGAACAACCGGTAGCGTTGGCAACCATCATGCGCTCACCATAAAGCTGTGTGATTAATTTAATATATGGAGTTTCACCACAACCAGCACAAGCTCCGGAGAACTCAAACAATGGCTGAGCAAACTGGGAGTTTTTAACTGACTTATATTTATCAACTACTTTTTCTTTGTAGCTTACATTTTTGTCCATGTAATTCCAGCGATCAACTTGCGACTCTTGTGTGCCAAGTGGCTTCATCACTAATGCTTTCTCTTTTGATGGACAAACATCAGCACAGTTGCCACAACCGGTACAGTCAAGTGTTGAAACCTGAATGCGGAAGCTTAAACCGGGGAATTGTTTTGTTGGAGTTGCAACTTTTACATCAGTATTCTCAGGAGCATTAGCCAATTCTTCTTCAGTCAACAGGAATGGACGGATTGCTGCGTGAGGACATACGTAAGCACATTGGTTACACTGAATACAGTTGTCGCCAACCCATTCAGGAACATTAACAGCGATACCACGTTTTTCAAAAGCAGAAGTTCCTTGCTCAAAGGTACCGTCTTCGTATCCATTGAAAGTAGAAACAGGAAGGCTGTTACCTTCTTGACCATTAATTACGTCAACAAATTTGCTGATGTAGTCAGGACGATCGGTAGCTGCAACTTCTTCTTCCAACTTAATCTTTTTCCAGTCTGCAGGTACTTCGACTTTAACAACATTTTTACCGCCAGCATCGACAGCTGCAAAGTTCATGTTTACGATTTTTTCTCCTTTTGAACCGTACGATTTTACAATGGCTTTTTTCATCTCTTCAACCGCTTGTTCGTAAGGAATTACGCCGGTGATTTTGAAGAAAGCTGATTGCATGATGGTGTTGGTACGAGTTCCAAGTCCTAACTCTTCACCTAATTTAGTACCATTGATGATGTAGAATTTGATTTCGTTTTCAGCCAAATAACGTTTCATGCTATCTGGTAAACGTTTTTTAGTTTCTTCTTCATCCCAAATTGAGTTCAACAAGAATGAGCCTCCTTTTTTCAAGCCTTTCAATACGTTGTACAAGTTAACGTAAGCTGGAACGTGGCAAGCCACAAAATCAGGAGTCGTAATTAAGTAAGTTGAACGAATTTGGCTATCACCAAAACGTAAGTGAGAACAAGTGAAACCACCTGATTTCTTGGAGTCATATTCGAAATAACCCTGGCAAAATTTATCCGTTGATCCACCAATAATTTTGATTGAGTTTTTATTTGCACCAACAGTACCATCAGAACCTAAACCATAGAATTTAGCTTCGTAAATTCCTTCAGAAGAAACTTTTACTTCTTCTTTTAATGGAAGAGATTTGAAGGTTACATCATCCTCAATACCTAATGTGAAACCATTTTTAGGCTCTGGTAATTCAAGGTTTTCGTAAACAGCCAAAATTTGTGATGGAGTTGTGTCTTTTGAACCTAGTCCAAAACGTCCGCCAACGATAACTGGAGCGTTTTCTTTTCCGTAGAACAAGTCTTTTACGTCAAGATACAAAGGCTCACCATTTGCTCCCGGCTCTTTGCTGCGGTCAAGTACTGCAATACGCTTAACTGACTCAGGCAATACGTTCATGAAATATTTGATACTGAACGGACGGTACAAGTGAACTGACATCAAACCAACTTTTTTACCTTGAGCTTTAAGATAATCGATTGTTTCTTTGATTGTTTCAGTTACTGATCCCATTGCGATGATGATGTTTTCAGCATCTTTAGCACCGTAATAAGTGAATGGGTGATATTCGCGTCCAGTCAATTTGCTAATTTCTTTCATGTAATTTTCTACAATGTCAGGAACAGCATCGTAGAATGGGTTAGAAGCTTCGCGGGCTTGAAAGAAGATATCGGGGTTTTGAGCTGTACCACGAGTCAATGGGGACTCTGGATTCAACGCACGATCGCGGAATTCCTGAACCAAATCCATATCAACCAATGGACGAATGTCTTCCTGGTCAAGAACTTCAATTTTTTGAACTTCGTGAGAAGTACGGAATCCGTCAAAAAATGACATGAAAGGTACGCGTGATTTCAAGGTAGCTAAGTGAGAAACACCTGCTAAGTCCATTTCTTCTTGTACTGAACCGGCAGCCAACATAGCGAAACCAGTTTGACGAGCAGAATAAACGTCAGAGTGATCACCGAAGATAGAAAGTGCATGACCGGCCAAAGCACGGGCACTAACATGGAAAACTGTTGGCAACAATTCACCGGCAATTTTGTACATGTTTGGGATCATAAGCAATAATCCCTGTGATGCCGTATAAGTAGAAGTTAAAGCTCCTGACTGCAATGCACCATGAACAGCACCAGCGGCACCACCTTCACTTTGCATCTCAGCTAAACGTACAGGACGACCAAATAAGTTCTTTTTTCCTTTTGCGGCCCATTCATCCACATACTCTGCCATCGTTGATGATGGAGTAATTGGATAGATACAGGCAACTTCGCTAAACATGTAACTCATATACGCGGCAGCGTAGTTTCCGTCACATGTAATGAATTTCTTTTCTTTTGCCATTTTATTCATGTTAAATTTCAAATTTATATTCTTTTATATTCTCTATTTTTAATTTCTGTTTTAACGAACCCTAGTATAAAAAGCCAAACAACCAGAGTGGAATTTTATTTCCGGTGCCTTCTTCAATCATGTCCGAGGCGGCGTAAGTTCCTTCTTGCTCTGGTTCAGTATATTTCCCACCTATTATAAAGTGATATTCGTTGTCAATCTTAAAATCTGCTACATCAGAGCTTTTAATGTCATGCTGATAGCCCACCTGATTGTAAAAGAAGGTTGTGCGCAAATTTCTGTTATTTACATTGCCTGGTTCAACGGCAAACATGATGTTGGTATTATGAGCGTAAACCAAGTCTGGTTTTTTGAGCTGATCTTCAGTTCCGTTTGAAAACAACATGTTTACCAAACGTGCATTTTTCAGATAACGCAAGTAATTCATCACTGTTGCCCGCGAGGTTTCCACAGCGTTGCTTATTTTGCTGACGTTGGGCGAAAACGGCGCTTCACTAGCGATAATCATAAGCAGTTTACGCAGCTTGGGCAGGTACTTTAGTTCAATCTGGTTGAGGTAAGTTACATCCAGCTCCAAAGCCAGATTAACATGCTTTAGCAGGGTTTCGTTATAGTAAGGTTTGTTTTTTAAGAAATAGGGGTAAAACCCTGTTTGCAAATACTCCTCAAAATAGGCCAGTGGTTTTACTTGTTTGGTAATTTCCTGTGCAATTTTTTTGTGATTTTTAATCAGGTCTGCCAGTTTGTAGCATTTAAAATCAAAATTTCCATGGTAATTCAGGTATTCGCGAAATGACAAACCTTCCAGATGATATACTTTTGCTATATCTTTTAAATATTCATTGCCCTCGATAACCCTTAAAACGGGCGACGATGAAAAGATGATCTTCAGTTCCGGAAAGTTGTCATAACAAGCCCTCAATTCTTCAGCCCATTCCGGATATTTATGAATCTGATCCAGAATGAGAACTTTACCTCCTTTTTTGTAAAATTCGTCAGCAAAATTGTAGATTTTACGTCGGGTGAAATAGAAATTATTCAGATTAACGTAAAGGCATCCTCTATCCTCTTCATGTCTTTCTTTTACAAAATTAAGCAAGAAAGTTGTTTTGCCAACACCACGAAATCCTTTGATACAAATCATTCGATGCGACCAGTCAATTTCATTAATTAACTCCCTGCGAATCGTTTTTCGAGGGTGCTCGATTAATGTTTGATGTATTTGCACGAGACTTTCCACTTGTTTTAATTAATTTCTGCAAACAAAAGTAAGCAGGAAGTTTTATTTTTTGCAATGTAGAGATAACAATTTGAGTCAAATTATGTAATTTATAATTAGTAAAAATAAGCAATAGAGCTTTCAGGGGCGGGGTTGTTTTATGGAGAGCTTAAGATTATAGCTATTTTTGTGCAAATTTATTATTGTATGCACAACCAAACTCCTGAGTTATTATTGCCTGCCGGAAACACAGAGGCTTTTTATGCGGCCCTCGAGGGTGGAGCCGATGCTATTTATTTAGGCTTAAGAAATTTTAATGCTCGTGGGCGCGCTGTTAATTTTAGCGAAAGTCATTTATTGGCTGCGCTGCAGGAAGCCAAGAAGCGAGAGGTTAAAATATATATCACTTTAAATACCGTTATTAAGAACAGTGAGATTGACGATTTGCTTGACGTGCTTACTTTTTTAGATCGGGCAGGAGTTGATGCGGTCATTATTCAAGACTGGGGGCTATATTATATCCTGCGTTTGCGATTTCCTAAAATGGTGATACATGCCAGTACGCAAATGGGCAACCACAATTCACTGGGGGCCGAGTTTTCGAAACAACAGAAAATTGAACGTGTCATTCTGGCGCGGGAACTAACCATGTCCGAGTTAAGCAAAATAGCTTTGAATTCTCAGGTTGAGTTAGAACTATTTGTACATGGTGCTTTGTGCTATTCTTTTTCAGGACTTTGCTTTTTTAGTAGTTATTTAGGTGGTCGGGGCGCAAACCGCGGATTATGCGCCCAACCTTGTCGCCGTTTATATAAAGATAAGGAGAACAGTAAGTTCCTGTTTAATTTGAAGGATAATCAGCAGCTACCTAATCTGGAAAAACTGAAGAAGTTGGGCATTAGCTCTTTAAAAGTTGAAGGTCGAATGAAATCAGCTGATTACGTTTATCGGGTGGCAAAATCGTACCGAATGGTCATTGATCAGCCAGAGAAGAAAGATGAAGCTGAAGAGTTGCTGAAGCTGGATTTTGGCAGAGAAAAAATAGCGTACTTTTTAGGAAAGGATGTTAAAGAGGGAATTGCTGATACGTCGAATACCGGACTTTCAATTGGAAATGTTGAGCGCGTGAAAAACGGACAGGTATTTTTTCAATCCAGCACGACGATGCAGGAAGGTGACCGAGTTCGTGTTCGGAACCTAAAAGATGACAGTACGATAAATATTAAGCTTCGTGATTTGGTGATTGATGGCGATCAGTATTGCTTTATTTACGATGGTAAAGAAAAAATACATGTGGGTGATGAGTTGTTTTGGGTTGGTCGTCGGGAGCAACGCTTTCCAGGCAAGTTCCAAAATCTGCCGCATGCGCGAATCAAATCACTTCCATACGGAGAGAAGAAAAGATTTAAACAGCAATTGCAGATTAAAAGCCGACCGTCCAAACCGCGCTTGTTTATTCGGATTGATCAGCCTGATTGGTTGCGTAAGCTGAGACTGGACGATCCGGATGGCGTTATTCTATCATTTAGTCGGAAAGAATTGGAACAGTTTGATTTCTCTGTTCGGTTTATTCAACAATTCAAACACAAAATTTTTATCGAGCTGCCTAAGTTTATTTCAGAAGAACACTTGGATGCTGCTCGAAAGCTGCTGGCAAAAATAGAAGGGCAGGGTATCAGTCAGTTTTTTGTCAGCCATCTCTCTCAAAAATTGTTGCTGGGTAAAAATGCACAAGTAAGCGCAAATGAAAATGTGTATGTTTATAATGATGCGGCGGCAAAAGTGCTTAACGAAAATGCGATTCGAAACTTTTGCT
The window above is part of the uncultured Sunxiuqinia sp. genome. Proteins encoded here:
- the nifJ gene encoding pyruvate:ferredoxin (flavodoxin) oxidoreductase, with the protein product MNKMAKEKKFITCDGNYAAAYMSYMFSEVACIYPITPSSTMAEYVDEWAAKGKKNLFGRPVRLAEMQSEGGAAGAVHGALQSGALTSTYTASQGLLLMIPNMYKIAGELLPTVFHVSARALAGHALSIFGDHSDVYSARQTGFAMLAAGSVQEEMDLAGVSHLATLKSRVPFMSFFDGFRTSHEVQKIEVLDQEDIRPLVDMDLVQEFRDRALNPESPLTRGTAQNPDIFFQAREASNPFYDAVPDIVENYMKEISKLTGREYHPFTYYGAKDAENIIIAMGSVTETIKETIDYLKAQGKKVGLMSVHLYRPFSIKYFMNVLPESVKRIAVLDRSKEPGANGEPLYLDVKDLFYGKENAPVIVGGRFGLGSKDTTPSQILAVYENLELPEPKNGFTLGIEDDVTFKSLPLKEEVKVSSEGIYEAKFYGLGSDGTVGANKNSIKIIGGSTDKFCQGYFEYDSKKSGGFTCSHLRFGDSQIRSTYLITTPDFVACHVPAYVNLYNVLKGLKKGGSFLLNSIWDEEETKKRLPDSMKRYLAENEIKFYIINGTKLGEELGLGTRTNTIMQSAFFKITGVIPYEQAVEEMKKAIVKSYGSKGEKIVNMNFAAVDAGGKNVVKVEVPADWKKIKLEEEVAATDRPDYISKFVDVINGQEGNSLPVSTFNGYEDGTFEQGTSAFEKRGIAVNVPEWVGDNCIQCNQCAYVCPHAAIRPFLLTEEELANAPENTDVKVATPTKQFPGLSFRIQVSTLDCTGCGNCADVCPSKEKALVMKPLGTQESQVDRWNYMDKNVSYKEKVVDKYKSVKNSQFAQPLFEFSGACAGCGETPYIKLITQLYGERMMVANATGCSSIYGGSAPSTPYCKHKESGQGPAWANSLFEDNAEYGFGMAEGVSAQRDRIEMIMKDALSNGIGEDEKTAFTAWIEGKDDAKASKEASANVLAALAEKDGDYAKDILGLKKYLVKKSVWVFGGDGWAYDIGYGGLDHVLASGEDVNVLVMDTEVYSNTGGQASKSTPVGAVAKFASSGKKIRKKDLGVMAMSYGYVYVAQVAMGANQAQYLKALREAEAYPGPSLIIAYSPCINHGLRASMGASQAEEKKAVEAGYWSMYRYNPMLEAEGKNPFSLDSKEPDWSKFQDFLAGEVRYTSLKKSFPEQAAELFKASEENAKWRYASYKRLAAMNFAPEAVEEK
- a CDS encoding peptidase U32 family protein, with product MHNQTPELLLPAGNTEAFYAALEGGADAIYLGLRNFNARGRAVNFSESHLLAALQEAKKREVKIYITLNTVIKNSEIDDLLDVLTFLDRAGVDAVIIQDWGLYYILRLRFPKMVIHASTQMGNHNSLGAEFSKQQKIERVILARELTMSELSKIALNSQVELELFVHGALCYSFSGLCFFSSYLGGRGANRGLCAQPCRRLYKDKENSKFLFNLKDNQQLPNLEKLKKLGISSLKVEGRMKSADYVYRVAKSYRMVIDQPEKKDEAEELLKLDFGREKIAYFLGKDVKEGIADTSNTGLSIGNVERVKNGQVFFQSSTTMQEGDRVRVRNLKDDSTINIKLRDLVIDGDQYCFIYDGKEKIHVGDELFWVGRREQRFPGKFQNLPHARIKSLPYGEKKRFKQQLQIKSRPSKPRLFIRIDQPDWLRKLRLDDPDGVILSFSRKELEQFDFSVRFIQQFKHKIFIELPKFISEEHLDAARKLLAKIEGQGISQFFVSHLSQKLLLGKNAQVSANENVYVYNDAAAKVLNENAIRNFCYPIENDFENLRTMQNKQGIVVLHAYPELFYSRMPVQVANEEDQFEDDTHKVFQKTNRDGITVVTPDAPVSLFQYKKQLQKEGFTNFMIDLSHEKPSKHVVKKLLSKFRFAEQYQPSTTFNFKKGLK
- a CDS encoding AAA family ATPase codes for the protein MQIHQTLIEHPRKTIRRELINEIDWSHRMICIKGFRGVGKTTFLLNFVKERHEEDRGCLYVNLNNFYFTRRKIYNFADEFYKKGGKVLILDQIHKYPEWAEELRACYDNFPELKIIFSSSPVLRVIEGNEYLKDIAKVYHLEGLSFREYLNYHGNFDFKCYKLADLIKNHKKIAQEITKQVKPLAYFEEYLQTGFYPYFLKNKPYYNETLLKHVNLALELDVTYLNQIELKYLPKLRKLLMIIASEAPFSPNVSKISNAVETSRATVMNYLRYLKNARLVNMLFSNGTEDQLKKPDLVYAHNTNIMFAVEPGNVNNRNLRTTFFYNQVGYQHDIKSSDVADFKIDNEYHFIIGGKYTEPEQEGTYAASDMIEEGTGNKIPLWLFGFLY